The sequence below is a genomic window from Lodderomyces elongisporus chromosome 2, complete sequence.
TACATGTGATATCCCGTGTATATAATAGACAAATAGCCGATGGAAATAATATTATTAGCAATAATAGATTATCTGTGGTATGCTGTAGTTCTTTGAGATCGATGAATTggtaaacaaaaaaaaaggtaaaaataaaaaataaaaaaagaaacagctGGTTCAAAGTTAATTATCGGATATAGAAGCACCGGCTATTTCATGGAAGGTAGAGAGGTGGGAAGGGAAAGGAATGAGGGAGAAAGGAAGcaagaaaggaaaacacATGAGGACACAATGTAAGTTTATGTAAGtattgttttctgttttccaaattctTTTTAACGCATAACCAATGGGATGTAAACcactttgaaaaataaaaagaaaatcggaaaaaaaaaaataaacaaaaatttataCTACGTAAATGAACAATAAGATCTTGTAGGTTCTTGAAATTTTAGCATActcctttgtttttattctgtttctgtttatcTCTAAACAGCTTTCTAAATACTTTTTGTTCATTCTCTTTGCTtctactttgtttttgcttctcCTGTACAGGCTACATGTTTGATTATCTCTCCCTCGACCGCCCCTCTCCGTTCcccacaaaaaaaaaagaaaccaatCACTCTTTAAAGAATAGGTggaatttttattttatttttattttatttatatttatatttatatttatacttatattttaattttaattttaattttaatttttcttattcCATGGAAAAAGCAACGATACCACTCTCGATAATTTGGGATAACTGGAAAATCCGTTCACCCATTGATGAACTCCAGCATATTCTAAAACCCCGAcaaaattgataaagaaaatataaaataaaataaaataaaactaCATATTCTAATCAATGTTTTCTCTGGTCAAGtacttgtatttgttgttcttttcattttctttttctttttaataaaCACATCTACATGACATAGTACGGATAGTTTGTTCAGCAATGTAAATTTACCCCAACTTGTGTGCTCAAACACAAGAATATGTTTGTGAAGTTCTGATTGGCTGAAATTTAACTCTTACAACTCAaacagaataaaaaaaatgaatttaaaaataaaaaataaagataacTGCATGGATATATAAACTGTATCTCTTCTCCGCGGATACACGACCCTAATAGTAGTCTGTTATGCGGGTAAATTACCGTGGTGGGCACACAAGTATCTTTACTTACTCACTTCtatttgtgtgtttgtgtatATACCTTGTGCAAAACTCCGAAGGCCCCTTTTGggttattttttattttttattttatttttttattttattgatTCTCTGGTTGGTGGGCGAATGGAATGATAAGAataaaatcttttttttatttttgcagtccccaaaagacaaagagagCGTCATTGCATCGGAGTAGTGGAAATGTGGGGGTGGGGCGTAGTGTGTGGGACATAGTGGAGAAAATACCCCATCCATACTAATCCACACACAACAAGTACAAATGTATAccactatatatatatatctgtatatatatctgtATATATGTCGAAGATTGTTTCTGAGTAGGTTTTATAAAGGTAGACACTTGCTTCAAGTTTTTATAGAACTATTACACTATTGTCCCATATACTTTATCTACCAATAAACTTAAAGAGACCTAAATTTTTTACCgcccccctccccccacctttcctcttcttctttcattctACATTCCATTATCCAACTTATGActtatcaacaacaagaccAGTTGAAAAAGCTTCCCATACCAGATTTGCAACAAACATGCACAAACTACTTGAAAGTCTTGAGACCTCTACAAACTGATAAAGAGTATAAATGCACGGAGTTGGCTGTAAAGGAATTTGTTGAGAAACACGACAATTCTCCTTCCATTGGCGCATTCTTGGATGACTGCTTGCGCAAATACGCTGCTGATAAACCAAGTTATATCGAGCAGTTTTGGTACGATGCATATCTAAACTATGACTCGCCAGTGGTGCTCAATTTGAACCCATTTTTCTTGCTCGAAGACGACCCTTTTacccaaaaagaaacaagcgCAATTGATCCCCAGATTAAAAGAGCAACATCCTTGACCCTCTCATCCTTGAAATTCATCCAGGCAttaaagaaggagaaattGAGCGTTGACACATTGAAAAATGGCAAGCCATTGTGCATGTACCAGTTTACAAAACTTTTTGGCTCCTCAAGAATTCCAACAAATGATGGATGTATGATGCAATCTGACCCAACTTCAAACCATATTGTCGTGATGTCCAAATCCCAATTTTACTGGTTTGACGTTTTGGACTCAAACAATAACATTATCCTCCACGAGTCCGACTTGAATATCAACTTTCACTCTATTGTCCACGACTCGTTGCTCACCTCGAATAACGATATCGCCAAGTCCTCCTTTGGTGTATTAACATCGGAGAATAGAAGTGTTTGGGCAAGCGTTCGTAAAAACGTTATCAACACAAACCCAATCAACAAGGAGGTGTTGGCCATTATTGACTCTGCATTATTCATTATGTGTCTTGACGATATCGAGATTGACGACTTGTCTGAGCTATCCAAGAATATGCTTTGTGGATTATCCATGCTTGATAAAGGTATACAAGTTGGAACATGCACAAACAGGTGGTACGACAAGTTGCAGATTATTGTCACCAAGAATGGTAAAGCAGGTATCAATTTCGAACATACGGGCGTTGATGGCCACACTGTGCTCAGGTTTGTCTCTGACATTTATACCGATTCCATATTATCGTTTGCACATTCTATAAACACCCATGCACCATCTTTATACAAGAGCAACTCCAATGACTCCTCTGCAAGCGAAGAAGGGCTCATTACCGTTCCAAGAAAATTGGAATGGGACTTGACACCTGACTTGTCTTTGGCATTGCGGTTTGGCGAAACCAGACTTTCAGACTTGATTAACCAAAATGAATTGCGCCACTTGGAATTCCGCTCTTATGGATCAAgccaaattaaaaagatgaaatttAGCCCAGATGCCTTTGTCCAAATGGCTTTCCAAGCAACTTATTATGCATTGTATGGCAAAGTTGAATGCACGTATGAGCCAGCAATGACCAAACATTTTTTCCATGGTCGTACTGAAGCAATCAGAACCGTTTCACAAGAATCAAACATGTTTGTTCGTAAATTCTTTGACCCTCAAGTTGCAAATACTGAGAAATCGGAATACCTCAACCAAGCATGCAAATCACACTCGGCTCAAACGAGATTATGTTCCAATGGAGAAGGCGTTGATCGTCACTTGTATGCATTGTTTTGCTTATGGAAGAGATTGTTGACGAGGTATGAACAGAAGAAGCAGGGATTTGTCTTTAACGATGATTTGGAATTTGAGATTCCAGATGAAATTGCAGAGCTTCCAGCAATCTTTGCTGACCCGGGCTGGGACAGATTAAACAATACCATCATCTCTACATCAAACTGTGGTAACCCTTCATTGCGTCTCTTTGGATTCGGTCCGGTGTCACCCAGTGGATTTGGTATTGGCTACATTATCAAAGATGattcaatttcattctGTGTTGGATCAAAATACAGACAAACGCAAAGATTTTTGATTACATTGAATTCGTATTTACAAGAGATTGCTCAAATCTGGAATGATGTtgaattgcaaaagaagatgaatgTAGCTGATGCACCCAGAGTCGAGAGAAACAACAGAAACTTGACTTCATTGCTTGGAGGATACAGCTACTTTGACGTTGGCGAGGAAGAAATCAAGAGCAGAGGACAATCACCAGAACCACCTTTCTTGGCAAAGGCCAATTCTGGTTTCAGTTTACGTGATATTGGAAAAAAGTTGAGACTCAGTGAGTATTGAAGCTTTTTCTCTGTTTACTTATCTAtccatttatttatttatatatatatatatatatttattagttctatttatttatttatttattgatTAAATTATCCATTCATTTATTCgttgatttgtttattagTTTTTATGACCCCATCCCCccttttttatatataatagCTCGTGCTATATACCATAATCGCCCTTGACAAAAGCTTGACGAAGATTAGCCTTGTTTGCAGTTTTATTCTTGTTATGTTTGACTCCAACAGGCACCATGTTCATTGCAGCACCTGTTCTAGGCTGCATTGGCGGCGCATGAGGTGCATGTGTGGGGTGTGGTGGATGCAGAGGCATCTGCAGCTGTGTGTTATACATTGGCTGCTGATACGGTACTTTCCCTGGGTATGGCTGTGGTGGAACCATTTGCGGTTGGTACACGGGTTGCTGGTACATTGGTTGCTGATAGTATGGGTACATCTGTGGTTGGTACACACCTTGAGGCATTGGTTGCATTGGCTGCATAGGCTGCAATGGTTGTGTTTGCATTGGCTGCATAGGTTGTGTTTGCATTGGCTGCATTGGCTGCATTGGTTGCGTTGGTTGCATCTGCGCAGAATGCATAGGCTGGGGTGTCATATGTTGCACATGTTGCATTGGTATCAGTCCTTGCATATGATGTTGCATTGACGGATGTACCGGAGAAGTTGACTTTGATCTAGGGTTTGTCATACCCATTTGCGGAGACTTGCTTGAATGGCGTTCGTAAGCAGGAATAATTTGTGGAGATCTGCTAGCCGcgtgctgctgctgctgctgttgttgttgttgctgttgtttaACATGCTCATCCAGTTCGGGGTAGTGAGACATTGCAACTTCGTCTGAATTTCTTGCATATGTTGAACCATTTGTATTTGCAGTTTGTTCTACCTCAGGGATTTTAAGCCGTGCTTCTTGTCTAGCATCACCTTTATGTGAGTCAGGAGGAATATCCACCGGCGAAGGTACAAAACGTCCACCTTGGTTTTCGTTATACTTGCCAGTCTCGTTTTGAGTTATAGCTGGCAGTGCTGAATACCGACCAGAAGAGTCCACAAATGTGCTAAACTGTTGATTATCAAATATTTGCAGATGTTCTTGTTCACGTTCATGTTCAGGCTCATGAGAAGGGATCGGCGAGCCATAGGGCGAAGAAACGAATCCTGTAGTTATGTTTGGATTATTTGGTCTTGGTGGCTGCAATGTTGGTACTGGTTGTGTACTGAGTTGATGTGACTCTTCTGCAAAATCTGTCACGTGAGTTGCAACATTTTCCAGTTCAAGTTGAATAGGAGGCAACGCTTTATCCTTCAGTTCACGTTTGGCATGAACCCGATTTGATGATTTTTGCTGTGGCAAATCAGGCAAAGAGTCAATTAACATTGACTTGATAGGTTGAGTAGGGGCAGAGGGAGGAACAGTAAAAGCAGTAGTGGTTTCTTCACCAGACAAGGTAAGATTAAAGTCAAATGGTAGaggttgtggtggtggtggtggcggTGGTTGCTGAACATCACTTGAAAACATTGGGAATTGGAACCCAGCAGCTTTTGCTGCAGCCAATTGTGCTTTTTCTGCACGTctctttgctctttttgCCTCTAacttttcttgcttttccTTATCTAACAATTCTTGTGTTTTCAAAGTAGGCAAGCCCACTTGCGGCTTAGTAGATCCATCTGAGGAAATATGTTGAATTCCGTCGTCAATTTTTGGCGGCGCCTTTCTTGTAGGGTTGGTCTTTTGAGGTGCAAAAATTGGTCCGGTGGTGGTCTTTGTAAACCTCGAATCCAGCAGTGACATGCTAGGTTCAGGAGATTGAGGTAGTGGTGTTTCAGTACTAACTGGCGTAGGGTAGATGTAACTCGACTCTTCGCCATACAGTCTCTCAAACTCTTCATAGACATCGATTATATCCTGAGGCAAACCAGTAGGACCAACTGGTGACGTTTTACTTTGAGGTGAAATTTCACCTGTTGGTAATGTCTCCTTATTAGGCACTACTGGTGCCTCAGTAGAAATCTCCTTCGGTAATGGCGGTAGTGGTGTATCTTTATACTCCTCGTGTATAATCATCTTGTTCTGCTTGTATTGCTGTTTTTTGCGTTGTCCAGAAAGCTTTGTATACGTTGTTTTATCCATCAGTTTCTCAGTAATCACAATCCATTTCTTGAATCCCAAAACGTCtgcttcaacaacaattgatCTCCCAAATGTCCTTTTTTGCACCTCT
It includes:
- the YAT1 gene encoding carnitine O-acetyltransferase yat1, producing MTYQQQDQLKKLPIPDLQQTCTNYLKVLRPLQTDKEYKCTELAVKEFVEKHDNSPSIGAFLDDCLRKYAADKPSYIEQFWYDAYLNYDSPVVLNLNPFFLLEDDPFTQKETSAIDPQIKRATSLTLSSLKFIQALKKEKLSVDTLKNGKPLCMYQFTKLFGSSRIPTNDGCMMQSDPTSNHIVVMSKSQFYWFDVLDSNNNIILHESDLNINFHSIVHDSLLTSNNDIAKSSFGVLTSENRSVWASVRKNVINTNPINKEVLAIIDSALFIMCLDDIEIDDLSELSKNMLCGLSMLDKGIQVGTCTNRWYDKLQIIVTKNGKAGINFEHTGVDGHTVLRFVSDIYTDSILSFAHSINTHAPSLYKSNSNDSSASEEGLITVPRKLEWDLTPDLSLALRFGETRLSDLINQNELRHLEFRSYGSSQIKKMKFSPDAFVQMAFQATYYALYGKVECTYEPAMTKHFFHGRTEAIRTVSQESNMFVRKFFDPQVANTEKSEYLNQACKSHSAQTRLCSNGEGVDRHLYALFCLWKRLLTRYEQKKQGFVFNDDLEFEIPDEIAELPAIFADPGWDRLNNTIISTSNCGNPSLRLFGFGPVSPSGFGIGYIIKDDSISFCVGSKYRQTQRFLITLNSYLQEIAQIWNDVELQKKMNVADAPRVERNNRNLTSLLGGYSYFDVGEEEIKSRGQSPEPPFLAKANSGFSLRDIGKKLRLSEY
- the MSB1 gene encoding multicopy suppressor of a budding defect, producing MMDKPLPNVDKLQLPKLPEQIPGLAKDQSHDYYSRKDLKTALHIITQELKKRGTKTPHIFLPFRSRVDDRKLNHFLTKLAPKGVVSRDATMVSELCKETNEFTLICSLKYFWSRLPNNEIIGMDVYKEFKRKEEKQGYPKNAFLTIMPKCLSSPAHASIVYDFLDLLLSVIANSQYNYLSGRKVSRMASFWAFNSNLNVRNKSVFADFDNEQEHDFPEGLDNWKVTTMALFHLVLSFLRSMLPENDSETLKLPKALQNLLVTTQYPPEEKENSRKVVAVPCICVSTTRPSLSAYDLISKVRQSLPLDKKDEFSKENYTILKNVFLKKSTSEVVDTFTQESTRVLDRISDDGVENEFGLRPGWAKPTMSQASSSDKGLPLFSHIVVKDVMIQDYYIWTWLSSLASDQPEVQKRTFGRSIVVEADVLGFKKWIVITEKSMDKTTYTKLSGQRKKQQYKQNKMIIHEEYKDTPLPPLPKEISTEAPVVPNKETLPTGEISPQSKTSPVGPTGLPQDIIDVYEEFERSYGEESSYIYPTPVSTETPLPQSPEPSMSSSDSRFTKTTTGPIFAPQKTNPTRKAPPKIDDGIQHISSDGSTKPQVGLPTLKTQELLDKEKQEKLEAKRAKRRAEKAQLAAAKAAGFQFPMFSSDVQQPPPPPPPQPLPFDFNLTLSGEETTTAFTVPPSAPTQPIKSMLIDSLPDLPQQKSSNRVHAKRESKDKALPPIQLESENVATHVTDFAEESHQLSTQPVPTLQPPRPNNPNITTGFVSSPYGSPIPSHEPEHEREQEHSQIFDNQQFSTFVDSSGRYSASPAITQNETGKYNENQGGRFVPSPVDIPPDSHKGDARQEARLKIPEVEQTANTNGSTYARNSDEVAMSHYPESDEHVKQQQQQQQQQQQHAASRSPQIIPAYERHSSKSPQMGMTNPRSKSTSPVHPSMQHHMQGSIPMQHVQHMTPQPMHSAQMQPTQPMQPMQPMQTQPMQPMQTQPLQPMQPMQPMPQGVYQPQMYPYYQQPMYQQPVYQPQMVPPQPYPGKVPYQQPMYNTQSQMPSHPPHPTHAPHAPPMQPRTGAAMNMVPVGVKHNKNKTANKANLRQAFVKGDYGI